A region of Veillonellaceae bacterium DNA encodes the following proteins:
- a CDS encoding LysM peptidoglycan-binding domain-containing protein, producing the protein MITAAALAIGAISISSCKDIIINEPQYIEYHAVVSEGETLWDICSKVNSDREDVRDVIRRAVKDNNIPDVGKIQPGQKLIIHVKEVK; encoded by the coding sequence GTGATAACGGCAGCGGCCCTTGCAATTGGTGCTATCAGCATTTCTTCCTGCAAGGACATCATCATCAACGAGCCACAATATATTGAGTATCACGCCGTAGTCAGTGAAGGCGAAACGCTCTGGGATATCTGCTCTAAAGTCAATTCTGACCGGGAAGACGTCCGGGATGTAATCCGTCGGGCGGTGAAGGATAACAATATCCCGGATGTAGGTAAGATTCAGCCTGGACAGAAGCTGATTATCCATGTAAAGGAGGTGAAATGA
- a CDS encoding DUF2441 domain-containing protein: MEYTQNKVFYHIHQILPNARPWRKGETYFFGDAKNYFIRFYDNAYYNDEVPLEAILKDYLLFARETIFEEVRQKHFPQMPSRQRCIWLIPDSTNAEERLKYWIKQKSANKETFQILKLSCSGKMHLANQKHLDLVVGKFDIYRANAFRYWSGCDVTDNSVDVECTFEGFINVLDVIPFSHE, from the coding sequence ATGGAATATACACAGAACAAAGTTTTTTACCACATTCATCAAATACTGCCAAACGCAAGACCTTGGAGAAAAGGTGAAACATATTTCTTTGGCGACGCGAAGAACTACTTCATTCGTTTTTATGACAATGCATATTACAATGATGAAGTACCGTTGGAAGCGATTCTAAAGGACTACCTATTATTTGCTAGGGAGACCATTTTTGAAGAAGTACGACAAAAGCACTTTCCTCAAATGCCATCGCGACAACGTTGCATATGGCTTATTCCTGATTCCACAAATGCTGAAGAACGATTAAAATATTGGATTAAACAAAAATCTGCAAATAAAGAAACATTCCAAATTTTGAAGTTGAGCTGTTCTGGAAAAATGCACTTAGCAAATCAAAAACATTTAGATCTTGTTGTCGGAAAGTTCGATATCTATCGCGCCAACGCGTTTAGATATTGGAGCGGGTGTGATGTAACAGATAATAGCGTTGATGTTGAATGCACATTCGAAGGATTCATAAACGTACTAGATGTCATACCCTTCTCACACGAGTAA
- a CDS encoding phage antirepressor KilAC domain-containing protein has product MNEILNINNVHGYLDEKTGTAYLNAEDVARGFGFTQEKNGVEYVRWETVNGYLHGFGFSQHVGKTDYLPENMVYRLGFKASNEVAQRFQAVLADEVLPAIRKHGAYMTEETLEKAITSPDFLIKLATNLKEEKEKRLAAERQIEADRPKVTFANAVNVSKDGMLIGMLAKLLHQNGVDIGQKRLFQWMRDKGYLMKNGTDKNMPTQKARELGLFKVKERAIDNPDGSVRLTRTTLVTGKGQEYFINKFLNAR; this is encoded by the coding sequence ATGAATGAAATTTTGAACATCAACAATGTCCATGGATATCTGGACGAGAAGACCGGCACGGCATATCTGAATGCCGAAGACGTGGCACGAGGATTTGGATTTACACAAGAAAAGAACGGCGTTGAATACGTCAGATGGGAAACCGTAAATGGATATCTTCACGGATTTGGCTTTTCCCAACATGTTGGGAAAACGGATTACCTCCCAGAAAACATGGTCTATCGGCTGGGTTTCAAAGCCAGCAACGAAGTGGCTCAGAGATTCCAGGCAGTGCTTGCCGATGAAGTTCTTCCCGCTATCCGTAAGCACGGAGCGTATATGACGGAAGAAACACTGGAGAAAGCCATTACCAGCCCGGATTTTCTGATTAAGCTGGCAACGAACCTCAAAGAAGAGAAAGAAAAGAGACTGGCAGCGGAACGGCAAATCGAGGCCGACCGGCCGAAGGTCACTTTTGCTAATGCCGTGAACGTCTCTAAAGACGGAATGCTGATTGGAATGCTGGCAAAGCTGCTTCATCAGAATGGCGTAGATATCGGGCAGAAACGGCTCTTCCAGTGGATGCGGGATAAGGGATATTTGATGAAGAACGGCACGGATAAGAACATGCCGACACAGAAAGCAAGAGAACTGGGTTTGTTCAAAGTCAAGGAACGGGCCATTGATAACCCGGATGGCTCTGTCAGGCTGACCCGCACGACGCTTGTTACCGGGAAAGGGCAAGAATATTTCATCAACAAATTCCTGAATGCGAGGTGA